One window from the genome of Bufo bufo chromosome 4, aBufBuf1.1, whole genome shotgun sequence encodes:
- the LOC120998331 gene encoding gastrula zinc finger protein XlCGF26.1-like: MLSLDCKEDEDTMQRSSGENLITCNVHPELHSASNNSPKNEELSNDQSQIINPSPNLSYNHPKHEESSPDQSQIITPNIGQKRGKRFHCGEREKHFRYKSELSVNKSSSTGEKPHSCSECGKCFNQKASLVQHQRIHTGEKPYACSECGKCFTRKQSLDLHKNIHIGEKPYSCSECGKCFKTKSKLDEHKRIHTGEKPYSCSECGKYFFQKASLDLHKKIHIGEKPYSCSECGKCFTQKQSLDPHKRIHTGEKPYSCSECGKCFSQKMSLDLHKKIHTGEKPYSCSECGKCFTQKQSLDLHKKIHTGEKPYSCSECRKCFTRKESLDLHKKIHTGEKPYSCSECGKCFIQKSQLDGHKRIHTGEKPYSCSECGKCFSHKASLDLHKKIHTGEKPYACSECGKCFIRKESLDLHKRIHTGEKPYSCSECGKCFFQKASLDLHKKIHTGEKPYSCSECGKCFKTKSKLDEHKRIHTGEKPYSCSECGKCFIQKSHLDKHKRIHTGEKPYSCSECGKCFIHKSHLDKHKRIHTGEKAFMFRMWEML, translated from the coding sequence ATGTTATCTCTAGATTGTAAAGAAGATGAAGATACCatgcagcgctcttcaggagaaaacttAATTACCTGTAATGTACATCCAGAACTTCACAGTGCATCAAATAATTCCCCCAAGAATGAGGAACTTTCTAATGACCAATCACAGATTATTAACCCAAGTCCAAATCTTTCATATAATCATCCTAAACatgaggaatcttctcctgaccaatcacagattatTACCCCAAATATAGGGCAGAAACGGGGTAAAAGGTTTCATTGTGGGGaacgtgaaaaacatttcagataTAAGTCAGAGCTTTCTGTAAACAAAAGTAGCTCTACAGGAGAGAAACcgcattcatgttcagaatgtgggaaatgctttaaccAAAAAGCATCACTTGTAcaacatcaaagaattcacacaggagagaagccatatgcatgttcagaatgtgggaaatgctttactcGGAAACAAAGCCTTGATCTACACAAGAACATTCacataggagagaagccatattcatgttcagaatgtgggaaatgctttaagaCGAAATCAAAACTTGATGAACATAAAAgaatccacacaggagagaagccatattcatgttcagagtgtgggaaATACTTTTTCCAGAAAGCAAGCCTTGatctacataagaaaattcacatcggagagaagccatattcatgttcagaatgtgggaaatgctttactcAGAAACAAAGCCTTGATccacataagagaattcacacaggagagaagccttattcatgttcagagtgtgggaaATGCTTTTCCCAGAAAATGAGCCTTGatctacataagaaaattcacacaggagagaagccatattcatgttcagagtgtgggaaatgctttactcAGAAACAAAGCCTTGatctacataagaaaattcacacaggagagaagccatattcatgttcagaatgtaggaaATGCTTTACTCGGAAAGAAAGCCTTGatctacataagaaaattcacacaggagagaagccatattcatgttcagagtgtggtaAATGCTTTATCCAGAAATCACAACTTGATGGacataaaagaattcacacaggagagaagccgtattcatgttcagaatgtgggaaatgctttagccATAAGGCAAGCCTTGatctacataagaaaattcacacaggagagaagccatatgcatgttcagaatgtgggaaatgctttattcGGAAAGAAAGCCTTGATctacataagagaattcacacaggagagaagccatattcatgttcagaatgtgggaaatgctttttcCAGAAAGCAAGTCTTGatctacataagaaaattcacacaggagagaagccatattcatgttcagaatgtgggaaatgctttaaaaCTAAATCAAAACTTGATGaacataaaagaattcacacaggagagaagccatattcatgttcagaatgtggtaaatgctTTATCCAGAAATCACACCTTGATAaacataaaagaattcacacaggagagaagccgtattcatgttcagagtgtggtaAATGCTTTATCCATAAATCACACCTTGATAaacataaaagaattcacacaggagagaaggcattcatgttcagaatgtgggaaatgctttaa